The following is a genomic window from Balneolaceae bacterium.
TTCTACCCGACAGCGGAACACGTTATATATCAAAAATCTACAATGACGAGTGGATGCGTGAGAACAATTATTTCGATTAAATTTAGAATTAACTATACAATATGGACTCAATGAATCCTAAGAAGCCCAAAAAAGGAAAGAATATAGAGATTGAACTGAAAGAAGAGGAGGCTACCGGCACCTATTCAAACCTGGTGATGATTACTCATTCTCCCTCGGAGTTTGTGTTTGATTTTATCTCCATGATGCCAGCCGTTAAAAAAGCAAAAGTAGTGAAGCGTTTGGTTTTAACGCCCGATCATGCAAAAAGGCTGGCCAATGCACTGAATGAAAATTTGAAGAAGTACGAGAAGGAACACGGTCCTATCACAA
Proteins encoded in this region:
- a CDS encoding DUF3467 domain-containing protein, translating into MNPKKPKKGKNIEIELKEEEATGTYSNLVMITHSPSEFVFDFISMMPAVKKAKVVKRLVLTPDHAKRLANALNENLKKYEKEHGPITTKEKFDMPFNYRGPKPEA